A portion of the Hypanus sabinus isolate sHypSab1 unplaced genomic scaffold, sHypSab1.hap1 scaffold_467, whole genome shotgun sequence genome contains these proteins:
- the LOC132389048 gene encoding zinc finger protein 235-like: protein MAHQGVHIRERPFTCSVCGKRFIKSSHLLSHQRVHTGEKPFTCSECGKRFSELSNLQNHQRVHTGEKPFTCSECGKGFTQSSHLQRHQRVHTGEKPFTCSDCGKSFTHLCNLQNHQPVHTGERPFTCSECGKGFTQSSSLLSHQRVHTGERPFTCSECGKGFTQSSHLKVHQRVHTGEKPFTCSVCGKGFTDSSTRQKHQRVHTGEKSFTCSECGKGFTDSSCLLVHQRVHTREKPFTCSECGKGFTQSSHLQRHQRVHTGEKPFTCSECGKRFTQSSTLQAHQRIHTGEKPFTCSVCGKQFTLSFQLLKHQRVHTGERPFACSKCGKRFAGSSNLQRHQQVHTGEKPFTCSVCGKGFTQSSQLLSHQSVHNGEWP from the coding sequence atggctcaccagggagttcacatcagggagcggccattcacttgctcagtctgtgggaagagattcattaaATCATCCCACCttctgagtcatcagcgagttcacactggggagaagccgttcacctgctcagaatgtgggaagagattctctgagttatccaacctacagaatcatcagcgagttcacactggggagaagccattcacctgctcagaatgtgggaagggattcactcagtcatcccacctgcagagacaccagcgagttcacactggggagaagccgttcacctgttcagactgtgggaagagcttCACTCACTTATGcaacctacagaatcatcagccagttcacaccggggagaggccattcacctgctcagaatgtgggaagggatttactcagtcatccagcctactgagtcatcagcgagttcacactggggagagacccttcacctgctcagaatgtgggaagggattcactcagtcatcccatctgaaggttcatcagcgagttcacactggggagaagccgttcacctgctcagtctgtggaaagggattcactgattcatccacccggcagaaacatcagcgagttcacactggggagaagtcgttcacctgctcagaatgtgggaagggattcacggaTTCATCctgcctactggtacatcagcgagttcacactagggagaagccgttcacctgctcagaatgtgggaagggattcactcagtcatcccacctgcagagacatcagcgagttcacactggggagaagccattcacatgctcagaatgtgggaagagattcactcaatcttccaccctacaggcacaccagcgaattcacactggggagaagccattcacttgctcagtctgtgggaaacaattcactctgtcATTCCAActactgaaacaccagcgagttcacacaggggaacGGCCGTTCGCCTGCTcaaaatgtgggaagagattcgctggatcatccaacctacagagacatcagcaagttcacactggggagaagccgttcacttgctcagtctgtgggaagggattcactcagtcgtccCAACTACTGtctcaccagtcagttcacaatggggagtggccataG